A portion of the Microbulbifer agarilyticus genome contains these proteins:
- a CDS encoding chemotaxis protein CheW, translating to MSGNGVDTLSSNEVPTEVSSLLLPLADGQLLVPVDTLSEIIALQSPVSAFDAPDWYMGELHWRELRLPLISFEVMRGSPMPVLRSNCRIAVLSSGNSDGDLPFFAVVLQGTPRLVRVTPADLAGREGDCAMGELMHVSVTGEAAVIPDLGTLEEACLDYRSSR from the coding sequence ATGAGTGGAAATGGCGTAGATACCCTGTCTAGCAACGAGGTACCGACCGAGGTCAGCAGTCTGTTGCTGCCGCTGGCGGATGGTCAGTTGTTGGTGCCGGTGGATACACTCTCTGAAATTATCGCCCTACAGAGCCCGGTATCGGCGTTCGATGCGCCGGACTGGTACATGGGTGAGCTGCACTGGCGTGAGTTGCGCTTGCCGCTGATTTCGTTTGAGGTGATGCGCGGTAGCCCCATGCCTGTATTGCGCAGTAACTGTCGTATCGCGGTGCTCAGTAGTGGCAACTCGGATGGTGATCTGCCGTTTTTTGCGGTAGTGCTACAGGGCACTCCGCGCTTGGTGCGGGTAACGCCTGCGGATCTGGCTGGCCGCGAAGGGGATTGTGCCATGGGCGAGCTCATGCACGTTTCGGTCACTGGCGAGGCCGCGGTGATTCCCGATCTGGGTACACTGGAAGAGGCCTGCCTCGACTATCGCAGTTCGCGATAG